The Desulfuromonadales bacterium DNA window AACTGCGGCGCCGGGAAGGGGATAGATTGCCGGTCGAAATACTCTTGAGCATGGAAGAGTTCGGCGATACGCCCTATGTGGTGATCGTGGCGCGCGACGTCACCGAGCGTCTGCGGGCGGAGGCGGTGCTCAGGAAGTCCGAATGGGAGAAGGGACTCATTCTGGAGAGTACCGAGGAGCTCGTTGTCTTCCACGACCGGGAGATGCGGATCGTCTGGGCGAACAGGGCCGCTGCCGAATCGGTCCACCTGACCAGCGACCAATTAAAGGGACGTTACTGCTGGGAGCTCTGGCACCAACGCCACTCGCCCTGCAGCAACTGCCCGGTCGTCGGCTCGGTCCGCACCGGCCAGCCGCATAGTGCAGAGATCACCACCGCTGATGGCAGAGTCTGGCTCATTCGTGGTTACCCGGTGCGTAATGACGAGGGCGAAATCGAGGGGGTGGTCGAGTTGTGTCTCGATATCACCGAGCGCAAGCGGGCCGAGGAGACACTGCGGGAGAGCGATCGGATGAAGACCGAGTTCATCTCCACCGCGGCCCATGAGCTGCGGACGCCGCTGACCTCCATTCTCGGCTTCTCCCAGGTCCTGCTGAGTTCGGAGAACCTTTCGGACGCGGAACATAAGGAGTTCCTCCAGTACATCTATCAGCAGGCCACCGCACTCGCCGGGATGGTGGCCGACCTGCTCGATATTGCCCGCATCGAGTCGGGACAGGGACTGACTCTGAAGCAGGTACCCTGCACGGCCGGTGAACTCGTGATCCAGCTCTCGCCGTTCCTCCAGAGCGGTCCGGAGCGCACCCGCTTCGAGCTGTCCATTGCCGCCGAGACTGCTCCGTTGCGGGTCGATAAAGCGAAGATGGCCGAAGTTTTCGAGAACCTGCTGAGCAACGCCGTCAAGTACTCGCCGCCGGGCAGCCCGATCCGGATTGCCGGCGAAATTGTCGGCGGGAGCTACCGTTTCTCCGTCGCCGACCGGGGCATCGGCATGACGCCGGAGCAGGTAGCCAGGGTTTTCGACAAATTCTACCGGGCGGACGCTTCCGACACGGCCGTCAGCGGCCTCGGTCTCGGCATGAGCATCGTCCGAAACATCGTCGAGGCGCATGGCGGCAGGATCTGGGTGGAGAGCGAACCCGGCCGCGGGACGACGGCCCATTTCCTTCTTCCGCTCGCCCTCCCGGCTGCCGCCGGCAAAGGAAGCAAAATTGAAGAAAATTCTGATCGTTGATGACCAGCCCGAGGTGGCGCGGCTGCTGGAAATCGTCCTGCGGCGGGAGGACCGTCAACTGCTCTTTGCGGCAAACGGCGAGGAGGGTCTCGCAGCGGCACGCACCTCCTGCCCGGACCTGGTCCTGCTGGATATCATGATGCCGGGGGAGGTGGACGGCTACGAAGTTGCCCGCCGGTTGAAAAAAGATCCCGCCACTGCCGGCGTGCACATCCTCGTCCTCACCGCCAAGGTTCGCGAGCAGGACCGCCGGGAGGCTGTTGCCGCCGGCGCCGACGATTTTATTTCCAAGCCCTTCGACATCATCGACCTCAAAACCAGGGTGGACCGCGTCCTCGGCTGAGGAGAGCCGTCGATTTTCTGAATCTGACAAGACCTCTTCGATATTCTCTCCCCACTCCCGCGCCGCTTCACCTCTCCTGCTGTCTATCACTGGAATTGTCCGGTATCTTCTGCCGGAGAAAAACTCAAACATAGCCTTTCTTCTCATCCCAAGCCTCGTGACCATCGAACATCCCGCTGCCGCTGATCTTTTCTGCGACCTTCCGGAAGTGGAAACCGTGCACGGCGTAGGTGATGGCCAGCGGGAACAGGCGCGGTTTTCTGAGGAGCGACCAGAAGAAGAGTTTCCAGAAGTGGAACCGCTCCCTGCCGATCACCCCGAGGAACAGCATCGACTTGAACAGCGCCCCCAGGTGCCCCTGCTGCAGATGAAATTTCCCCTGCGGCCGCGGCCGATATTCCTGAAAGAGCTGGATCACCCGTCGATAGTACTGCTTGGGGGCATAGATGGTGTCGAGGATTTTCCGGTAGCCGGCGATGAGGGCCTCGGGTTGCATGCGGGGGACGAAATTGATATCGATGGCGGTGTTGTCGCCGGAAGAGTCCTTCAGCAGGCGGCCTTCTCGTTCCAGGCGCTGGTAGAGCCTGGTGCCGCGCAGGGCGGTGAGCACCCCGACCATGGCGGTGACGATGCCGCTCTCCTGGATGAAGCGGATCTGCTTGTCGAAGATCGTTGCCGGGTCGCTGTCGAAACCGACGATGAAGCCGCCGTGCACCTGGAGTCCGGCCTGCTGGATGCTCTTGACGGAAGCGAGCAGGTCGCGGCTCCTGTTCTGTTCCTTGCCGCTCTCGGCGAGACCCTCCTCATGCGGCGTCTCGATGCCGATAAAGACCTCCTCGAAGCCGGCGCGGACCATCATCTCCATCAGCTGCGGATCGTCGGCGAGGTCGATGGACGCCTCGGTGTAAAAATAGAAGGGGTACTCCTTGCTCTCCATCCAGTCGATGATGGCCGGCAGCACCTGCCGCTTCAGTTTTGGCTTGTCGCCGATGAAGTTGTCGTCGACGAAGAAAACGGCCCCCCGCCAGCCCTGGGCATAAAGGTTCTCCAGTTCGGCGATGAGCTGAGCCAGAGGCTTGCTGCGGGGCTTGCGACCGAACAGGGCGGTAATGTCGCAGAACTCACAGTCAAAGGGGCAGCCCCGCCCGTACTGGATATTCATGGCGGCGTAATCGTGCATCTCCACCAGGTCCCAGAGGGGAGGGGGCGTTTCCTTGAGCTGCGCCCAACCGTCGGCGGAATAGACCCGCCGGGGTGCGCCGCGCTGCAGGTCCTGCAGAAACAACGGCAGGGTGATTTCCCCTTCCCCAAGCACCAGATGGTCGACCTCGGGGAAATCGTCACGGCACGAGGTAAACAGGGGACCGCCGGCGACCGTTTTCACTCCCAGGCGCCGGCAACGGTCGATCACCTCCCGCGCCGACTGCCGCTGGATGGTCATGGCACTGATGAAGACATAATCGGCCCACTTCAGATCCTCATCGGCCAGGGGACGCACGTTCATGTCGACCAGCCGCTTTCCCCACGGCCCTGGCAGCATCGACGCCACGGTCAAAAGCCCCAGCGGCGGGAAACTCGCCTTCCTGTCGATGAATTTCATGGCGTTCCGGAAGCTCCAGAAAGTGTCCGGATAGTGGGGATAAACGAGGAGAATCTTCATATGAATGGACCCCTAAACGTGTTGTATGCAGGGAAATTACTTTTCGTATTCTATGGCTGTTCTTACGACTGTCATTGAAGCTAATGTAAACAATTTGTAAAAGTTGAGCGACTGCGGGTGACCCTTGAGGTCAGCGAATTCCGACTGCACGGGTAGCTGTTCATTGGGAAAAGATCAGTACGCTGTAAGGGCCGATGGCAAGCGCGGCGTGAAAGGGAAAGCCGTCGCATGCGCCTGCTTCGGCGCTTACGTCGGTACTCGGATGATTCCAGAAGTCGTCGTTGTAACCCTGCCAATCGCTGTTGAAACGCAGTTTCCAGGTCCCCGCCGCCGGAAAACCAATGACGTAGCCATCCTGCGGCTCGCGGAAAAAGTTGGCGACGACCACGACGTCGTCCGCCGCTCCGCCCTTGTCCCAACGATGAAAGGCGATGACCTTGCGATCGTCGTGCAGGTGATAGACCTGGGTGAACTGCCCGCAGAGCCCGCGGGTGAAGCCGTTGCGATTGAGCCGCAGCCAGATGAGATCTCGATAAAGCCGAACGATGCCGTGGAACTCGTCGCTTTGGTCCCAGTCGAGCGGGACCGTGTCGCGGAACCATCCGCCTTCGAGAAATTCCTGACCCTGGAAGAGCATGGGAATGCCAGGGGCGGTAAAGACCATGGCGGCGGCCAACGTCGACCGCTTCCGTGCGTACCAGCCCTTGGGATCATTCGGGTTGATCTCTTGCGGCACGCGCGCCTTGCCGTTCGCCACCTCGTCGTGCGATTCGCTGTAGATGACCCGGTCGAAGGCGTCGTCGTTGTAGCGGTAACAAAGGGCGTCGCGGATGGCGGCGAGTGACCGCTGTTCATCCGCGGGAGTTGCCACCGCCCGACGAATGGGGTGGACGAACATGGCGTCCCACTGCGAGCTGAAACCGGCTCCGCCGGCGCCGACGTCTTTCGTGAGCCAGTTGTTGTTCAGCAGATCCTCGGCGATCGTGATTCGGCCGGGAAACTTTTGGGAAACCTCGCGGTTGATCCACTGGAGCAGGCTCCAGCCATCGGGGAGCTCAAGGTCATCAGACCCATTGACGGTGCGAATGAATTGGGTGCAGTCGAAACGCAGGCCGTCGACGTGGTATTCTTCGAGCCACATCATGACGTTATCGAAAATATATTGCCGTACTTCGCCGCGTCCGTAATCGGGCCGGGTTTCCCCCCAGCGCGTTTTGGCCCGGTCGTCGTTGTAGAAGTAGATGCCGCCGCGATCATTCTCGGACCAGCCGTCGAATTGCCAAAGATCGAGATCGCTGGGGCCCAGATGATTGTAAACAACGTCCAGGATGACTGCTATGCCCTCCTGGTGGGCGCGCTTGACAAACTGCTTGAACGCCAAGGGCCCGCCGTAGTTGGTCTCGACCGAAAAGATATGGGCGGGGTTGTAGCCCCACGACCGATCTCCAGCAAACTCGCCCACCGGCATGATCTGGATCGCATTGACGCCAAGCTTTTTCAAATGTCCCAGACGGGCCGACACCGTGTCGAACTGGGCGGGCAGTTTGTCGTCCACCTGGTCGTTGAACGTGCCGACATGCAGTTCGTAGATGACAAGTTCGTTCCACGGCGCGAGTTGGAAGTCGTCCCCTTGCCAGTCGAAGCCCGGATCGTGAACGATGGCGTTGCCGACCGAACTGGTCACCTCGCGGGCGTAAGGGTCAATGCGCTTGCAATCGCCCTTTGCCGTGGCCAGCAGGTACTTGTACTGATCGCCGACTTGAGCCTCTGCCGCATCGGCGTACCAGCAGCCGTTCTCCTCGGCTTGCATGGGATGTCTGTCGCCGTCCCAGTCGTTGAACGAGCCGATGACGGACACTCGCCGGGCGTGGGGCGCCCACACGCGGAACGCAACTCCCGCCGCATGAGGGATGGCCCCCATGCCCTTGATCCTGGTTTCATCGCTCATGGAGATATCCTCCGCGTTACAGCCCCATTTCCAAAAACAGGCTAGGCAGATTTTCCGGGTCTGCAGTCAGCTGACTTGCTCATTTGCGCTTCCTGATAGCTTCGCGCAAGATAGTCCCGACCTCGTCCCGGATTTGTTCCGCTCCCGTTTTGAGGTCTTCCCATTCATCCTCGCTGGCGGCCGATATCCCTTGCAGCTTTACCGCGGCCTCATCCCGCTTGAGCTGCAAGGCTGCGATCGTGTATGCATATTCAAACTTCTCCTCGGGCGTGGCGCTTTCTGCTTTGTCCTTGAGCCGCTCGATCTGCAAATCCCATTCAACCATCTGCGCAGAGAGATTTTCGACGTACTCTGTTCGCTTGTCCATGCGGGCAACCTCCGCTCAAAGTCACAATGACCGGCCACGCCATCTGGTTCTTCCTCAGGCATGCTCAGGCGTTCTGCCGGGTCAGGACCTGGTTTGCGTTAATTAAAAGTGAAAAAGAAGGTCGCTCCCTCGCCCGGTTTACTTTCGGCCCAGACCCGCCCGC harbors:
- a CDS encoding alpha-amylase family glycosyl hydrolase gives rise to the protein MSDETRIKGMGAIPHAAGVAFRVWAPHARRVSVIGSFNDWDGDRHPMQAEENGCWYADAAEAQVGDQYKYLLATAKGDCKRIDPYAREVTSSVGNAIVHDPGFDWQGDDFQLAPWNELVIYELHVGTFNDQVDDKLPAQFDTVSARLGHLKKLGVNAIQIMPVGEFAGDRSWGYNPAHIFSVETNYGGPLAFKQFVKRAHQEGIAVILDVVYNHLGPSDLDLWQFDGWSENDRGGIYFYNDDRAKTRWGETRPDYGRGEVRQYIFDNVMMWLEEYHVDGLRFDCTQFIRTVNGSDDLELPDGWSLLQWINREVSQKFPGRITIAEDLLNNNWLTKDVGAGGAGFSSQWDAMFVHPIRRAVATPADEQRSLAAIRDALCYRYNDDAFDRVIYSESHDEVANGKARVPQEINPNDPKGWYARKRSTLAAAMVFTAPGIPMLFQGQEFLEGGWFRDTVPLDWDQSDEFHGIVRLYRDLIWLRLNRNGFTRGLCGQFTQVYHLHDDRKVIAFHRWDKGGAADDVVVVANFFREPQDGYVIGFPAAGTWKLRFNSDWQGYNDDFWNHPSTDVSAEAGACDGFPFHAALAIGPYSVLIFSQ
- a CDS encoding response regulator; translated protein: MKKILIVDDQPEVARLLEIVLRREDRQLLFAANGEEGLAAARTSCPDLVLLDIMMPGEVDGYEVARRLKKDPATAGVHILVLTAKVREQDRREAVAAGADDFISKPFDIIDLKTRVDRVLG
- a CDS encoding B12-binding domain-containing radical SAM protein produces the protein MKILLVYPHYPDTFWSFRNAMKFIDRKASFPPLGLLTVASMLPGPWGKRLVDMNVRPLADEDLKWADYVFISAMTIQRQSAREVIDRCRRLGVKTVAGGPLFTSCRDDFPEVDHLVLGEGEITLPLFLQDLQRGAPRRVYSADGWAQLKETPPPLWDLVEMHDYAAMNIQYGRGCPFDCEFCDITALFGRKPRSKPLAQLIAELENLYAQGWRGAVFFVDDNFIGDKPKLKRQVLPAIIDWMESKEYPFYFYTEASIDLADDPQLMEMMVRAGFEEVFIGIETPHEEGLAESGKEQNRSRDLLASVKSIQQAGLQVHGGFIVGFDSDPATIFDKQIRFIQESGIVTAMVGVLTALRGTRLYQRLEREGRLLKDSSGDNTAIDINFVPRMQPEALIAGYRKILDTIYAPKQYYRRVIQLFQEYRPRPQGKFHLQQGHLGALFKSMLFLGVIGRERFHFWKLFFWSLLRKPRLFPLAITYAVHGFHFRKVAEKISGSGMFDGHEAWDEKKGYV
- a CDS encoding PAS domain-containing sensor histidine kinase, translated to MKKHPFSAGSDATRDELSGQPPLSPEFREHLDQLQRFRTLLDHANDIILLVRLDSLQIVDANSSACRQLSYPGEMLIGMPVENVVDFESLQWPEGAAEEAERRTISTQLRRREGDRLPVEILLSMEEFGDTPYVVIVARDVTERLRAEAVLRKSEWEKGLILESTEELVVFHDREMRIVWANRAAAESVHLTSDQLKGRYCWELWHQRHSPCSNCPVVGSVRTGQPHSAEITTADGRVWLIRGYPVRNDEGEIEGVVELCLDITERKRAEETLRESDRMKTEFISTAAHELRTPLTSILGFSQVLLSSENLSDAEHKEFLQYIYQQATALAGMVADLLDIARIESGQGLTLKQVPCTAGELVIQLSPFLQSGPERTRFELSIAAETAPLRVDKAKMAEVFENLLSNAVKYSPPGSPIRIAGEIVGGSYRFSVADRGIGMTPEQVARVFDKFYRADASDTAVSGLGLGMSIVRNIVEAHGGRIWVESEPGRGTTAHFLLPLALPAAAGKGSKIEENSDR